In a single window of the Rhodoferax saidenbachensis genome:
- a CDS encoding dynamin family protein — MATSFNEQFDQHGTWRREFALRLKLLGEWMKDHELLDAAVEERLRRLETQVRSDKVMVAFVAEFSRGKSEMINAVFFAGYGRRIMPASAGRTTMCPTEMGYDADVPPCLRLLPIETRLQPQALMEWRMAPEKWTRIDLDVNNPQQLAAALEKVAETRKVTQDEARALGFWHNQAPEDNPMVDAQGMVEVPKWRHALINIAHPLLKQGLVILDTPGLNAIGAEPELTVSLIPQAHAVVFILGADTGVTKSDLSIWREHLITESSDTDARLVVLNKIDTLWDALSTPAQIQAQIDRQKASTAEILGIPKDQVIAVSAQKGLVAKVTDDDALLKQSCLPVLEDALGRGMMGKRQKILASAMNGGISELRLETGRVINIRKRDLTEQMMELKGLQGKNASVIKHMRSRISQEQAEFDVGGAKIHAVRSVHLKLLREVFSILGSKALKAEMAQLTGALMQKGLKLGVKKAYGETFDRLRGNLQKVQSLTGEIHTMLAATFRQLNGEYGFSLQAPTEPQFAGFVNDLNLVERSHLQYLGIGNAFKLAQPEFSDRLVRALSTRLRGIHEHALADVELWSKSAAAQLDAQLRERRRNFARRIEAIDRIQQAAGGLEDRIQEIEQQGTALNQLDVKLSELTNYLITANEPAALTEVDVELA; from the coding sequence TTGGCTACTTCATTCAACGAACAATTTGACCAGCACGGTACCTGGCGGCGCGAATTTGCGCTGCGCCTGAAGCTGCTGGGCGAGTGGATGAAGGACCACGAGCTGCTGGACGCCGCCGTCGAAGAACGCCTGCGCCGCCTGGAGACCCAGGTGCGCTCCGACAAGGTCATGGTCGCCTTCGTTGCCGAGTTCTCGCGCGGCAAGTCCGAAATGATCAACGCGGTGTTCTTCGCCGGTTACGGTCGCCGCATCATGCCCGCCAGCGCCGGCCGCACCACCATGTGCCCCACAGAGATGGGGTATGACGCCGACGTGCCGCCTTGCCTGCGCCTGCTGCCCATCGAGACACGCCTGCAACCCCAGGCCCTGATGGAATGGCGCATGGCGCCCGAGAAGTGGACACGCATCGACCTCGATGTGAACAACCCCCAGCAACTGGCCGCCGCGCTCGAAAAAGTGGCCGAAACCCGCAAGGTCACGCAAGACGAAGCCCGGGCCTTGGGCTTTTGGCACAACCAGGCACCCGAAGACAACCCCATGGTCGACGCGCAAGGCATGGTCGAAGTGCCCAAGTGGCGCCACGCGCTGATCAATATCGCCCACCCTTTGCTCAAGCAGGGGCTGGTGATTCTGGACACCCCGGGCCTTAACGCCATTGGCGCCGAGCCTGAGTTGACCGTGAGCCTGATTCCGCAGGCGCATGCGGTGGTGTTTATCTTGGGTGCCGACACTGGTGTCACCAAGTCTGACTTGTCCATCTGGCGCGAACACCTGATCACTGAATCCAGCGATACCGATGCGCGCCTGGTGGTGCTCAACAAGATCGACACGCTGTGGGATGCGCTGAGCACGCCCGCCCAGATCCAGGCCCAGATTGACCGCCAGAAGGCCAGCACCGCGGAAATCCTGGGCATCCCCAAAGACCAGGTGATTGCGGTCTCCGCACAAAAAGGCCTGGTCGCCAAGGTCACTGACGACGACGCGCTGCTCAAACAAAGCTGCCTGCCCGTGCTCGAAGACGCGTTGGGCCGCGGCATGATGGGAAAACGCCAAAAAATTCTCGCGTCGGCCATGAACGGCGGTATTTCCGAGCTGCGGCTGGAAACCGGCCGTGTCATCAATATCCGCAAGCGCGACCTGACCGAGCAGATGATGGAGCTCAAGGGCCTGCAGGGCAAAAACGCCTCCGTCATCAAACACATGCGCTCGCGCATTTCGCAAGAGCAGGCCGAGTTTGATGTGGGCGGCGCCAAGATCCACGCCGTGCGTTCGGTGCACCTCAAGCTGTTGCGCGAAGTGTTCAGCATTCTGGGCTCCAAGGCACTCAAGGCCGAGATGGCCCAGCTGACCGGCGCGCTGATGCAAAAGGGCCTCAAGCTGGGTGTCAAGAAAGCCTATGGCGAGACTTTTGACCGCCTGCGCGGCAACCTGCAAAAAGTGCAGTCGCTCACCGGCGAAATCCACACCATGCTGGCCGCCACCTTTCGCCAACTCAACGGCGAATATGGCTTCTCGCTGCAGGCCCCGACCGAGCCGCAGTTTGCTGGTTTTGTGAATGACCTGAACCTGGTGGAGCGCAGCCATCTGCAGTACCTTGGCATTGGCAACGCCTTCAAGCTGGCGCAACCCGAGTTCTCCGACCGCCTGGTGCGCGCGCTGTCCACGCGCCTGCGTGGCATCCATGAGCACGCGCTGGCCGACGTGGAGCTGTGGAGCAAATCCGCCGCGGCCCAGTTGGACGCACAACTGCGCGAGCGCCGCCGCAACTTTGCCCGCCGCATCGAAGCGATTGACCGCATCCAGCAGGCTGCCGGTGGACTGGAAGACCGGATCCAGGAAATCGAACAACAAGGCACGGCGCTGAATCAGCTGGACGTGAAGCTGTCCGAGCTCACCAACTACCTCATCACCGCCAACGAACCCGCTGCGCTGACCGAAGTGGACGTGGAGCTCGCCTGA
- the mutY gene encoding A/G-specific adenine glycosylase: MKRPGGDFATQVVKWQKQHGRNDLPWQNTQDPYRVWLSEIMLQQTQVVTVRGYFARFLDKFPDVASLAAASQDEVMGLWSGLGYYSRARNLHRCAQDVVALHGGQFPRDAATLTTLTGIGRSTASAISSLCFGERVAILDANVKRVVTRVLGFDADLAQSANERALWDAATTLIPKRSQDMARYTQGMMDLGATVCLPKKPNCAACPVQASCVARKAGNPERFPVRTRKLKRSSQSIWLLWLQREDGAVWLSKRPTPGVWAGLQCFPLFDSEDALRAALSARLLRGLEMLPVFTHVLTHKDLFLHPARVEVAQEAMDLGAGEWFSPAQWEAAGLPAPIRKLLVSAGA; the protein is encoded by the coding sequence GTGAAGCGTCCCGGAGGTGACTTCGCCACCCAGGTGGTGAAGTGGCAAAAGCAGCACGGTCGCAACGACCTCCCCTGGCAGAACACCCAGGACCCGTACCGGGTCTGGCTGTCTGAAATCATGCTGCAGCAAACCCAGGTGGTCACCGTGCGTGGCTACTTCGCACGTTTTCTCGACAAATTCCCTGACGTTGCTTCCTTGGCCGCTGCTTCACAAGATGAGGTCATGGGCCTGTGGAGTGGTCTGGGCTATTACAGCCGCGCACGCAACCTGCACCGCTGCGCGCAGGATGTGGTGGCGTTGCATGGCGGCCAGTTCCCACGCGACGCGGCCACACTGACCACACTGACCGGTATTGGCCGTTCCACCGCGTCAGCCATCAGCTCGCTGTGTTTTGGCGAGCGCGTGGCGATTCTCGATGCCAATGTGAAACGGGTGGTGACACGTGTGCTGGGCTTTGATGCGGATCTGGCGCAGTCCGCCAACGAACGCGCCTTGTGGGACGCCGCGACGACGTTGATACCCAAGCGCAGCCAGGACATGGCGCGGTATACCCAGGGCATGATGGATCTGGGCGCCACGGTGTGTCTGCCCAAGAAACCGAACTGTGCGGCGTGTCCGGTGCAGGCTTCATGTGTTGCCAGGAAGGCGGGTAACCCGGAGCGCTTTCCGGTGCGCACACGCAAGCTCAAGCGTTCGAGCCAGTCGATTTGGTTGTTGTGGTTGCAGCGCGAGGATGGTGCGGTGTGGTTGTCGAAGCGGCCTACGCCGGGGGTGTGGGCTGGATTGCAGTGTTTCCCGCTGTTTGACAGTGAGGATGCCTTGCGTGCGGCACTGTCTGCTCGCTTGCTGCGGGGGCTGGAGATGTTGCCGGTGTTTACCCATGTACTTACGCACAAAGACCTTTTTCTGCATCCAGCCCGCGTGGAGGTTGCGCAGGAAGCTATGGATTTAGGAGCGGGGGAGTGGTTTTCTCCGGCGCAGTGGGAGGCTGCGGGGTTGCCGGCGCCTATTCGGAAGTTGTTGGTTTCCGCTGGGGCTTAG
- the rapZ gene encoding RNase adapter RapZ: MADTTMEIVLITGMSGSGKSVALHALEDAGYYCVDNLPPELLLPFVELEQKHQAHRLAIAMDVRSATSLPQVPQQLQALRAQGIVVKSLFLDATTDTLVRRYSETRRKHPLSQNSSDHGVQDERRALVDAIELERELLAALREQAHVIDSSIIRPAQLQGYVKTLIAAPGGQLTLVFESFAFKRGVPSDADYVFDVRMLPNPHYDPELKHLTGRDQPVIDFLQAQPDVDLMLHHIIHFLENWLDALARDHRSYVTVAIGCTGGQHRSVYLVEKLAQRFGPEWITLKRHREMDAR; encoded by the coding sequence ATGGCAGACACCACCATGGAAATCGTGCTCATCACCGGCATGTCAGGTTCCGGCAAATCAGTGGCGCTGCACGCACTGGAAGACGCCGGCTACTACTGCGTGGACAACCTGCCGCCCGAGCTGCTGTTGCCCTTTGTCGAGCTGGAGCAAAAGCACCAAGCCCACCGCCTGGCCATCGCCATGGACGTGCGCAGCGCCACTTCGCTGCCACAGGTGCCGCAGCAACTCCAGGCTTTGCGCGCCCAAGGCATCGTCGTCAAGTCACTTTTCTTGGACGCCACCACCGACACGCTGGTGCGCCGTTATTCCGAAACCCGGCGCAAACACCCGCTGTCGCAAAACAGCTCGGACCACGGCGTCCAGGACGAACGCCGCGCGCTGGTGGACGCGATTGAGCTGGAACGCGAGCTGCTGGCCGCACTGCGCGAGCAGGCCCACGTCATCGACTCCAGCATCATCCGCCCCGCGCAACTGCAGGGCTACGTGAAGACACTGATTGCCGCACCAGGCGGGCAACTCACACTGGTATTCGAGTCCTTCGCCTTCAAGCGCGGTGTGCCGTCAGACGCAGACTACGTATTCGACGTGCGCATGCTGCCCAACCCGCACTACGACCCCGAACTCAAACACCTGACCGGGCGTGACCAGCCGGTGATCGACTTTTTGCAGGCACAGCCCGATGTGGACTTGATGCTGCACCACATCATCCATTTCCTGGAGAACTGGCTGGACGCACTGGCGCGGGATCACCGCAGTTATGTGACGGTGGCGATTGGTTGCACCGGGGGGCAGCACCGGTCGGTTTATCTGGTGGAGAAACTGGCGCAGCGGTTTGGGCCGGAGTGGATCACGCTGAAGCGGCATCGGGAGATGGACGCGCGGTGA
- the recN gene encoding DNA repair protein RecN, with translation MALKRIVLRDFVIVSELELDLESGFSVLTGETGAGKSILIDALQLVTGARADVGVIREGAARTDVSAEFDTAPGLQALLEEAGFEDSDTLLLRRTVDTQGKSRAWVNGSPATAQQLRTLGEQLLDIHGQHAWQSLTRPDAVRGLLDAYAKVSTTTLSNLWTEWRQAQAALAQAVAAQDSLQRERERLAWQIGEVDKLAPQADEWDELNTSHSRLSNGQALLDAAEGAVTLLEDGELNALKPLQAALQLLQAQAHLETDFKDPLDALTSSVAQIEDAVHTLRGYARRTELDPQRLAELDERMALWVSLARRYKRAPEDLPALLDTWKTELTQLDAAADLDGLQIREKKAHAAYLAEAKAVSKQRTKAAPLLAQSITQAMQGLGMQGGQFQVALEAAAQPMQSGLEDVSFLVAGHAGSTPRPVGKVASGGELSRMALAIAVTTSQLGTAQTLIFDEVDSGVGGAVAETVGRLMQQLGADRQVLAVTHLPQVAACANHHLVVAKHMAGKQTLSTVAAVFGEQRVGEIARMLGGEKLSSTTLAHAKEMLQTGA, from the coding sequence ATGGCACTCAAACGGATTGTTCTCAGAGACTTTGTGATCGTCAGCGAACTGGAGCTGGACCTGGAGTCCGGCTTCAGCGTACTGACCGGCGAAACCGGCGCGGGCAAATCCATCCTGATTGACGCGCTGCAACTGGTGACCGGCGCGCGTGCCGATGTGGGCGTGATCCGCGAGGGCGCGGCACGCACCGACGTGAGCGCCGAGTTCGACACCGCACCCGGCCTGCAGGCCCTGCTGGAAGAAGCGGGCTTTGAAGACAGCGACACGCTGCTGTTGCGCCGTACAGTGGACACACAAGGCAAGAGCCGCGCCTGGGTCAATGGCAGCCCGGCCACGGCGCAGCAGTTGCGCACGCTGGGCGAACAGTTGCTCGACATCCACGGCCAGCACGCCTGGCAAAGCCTGACCCGGCCCGACGCCGTGCGCGGCCTGCTGGACGCCTACGCCAAAGTGTCAACAACCACCCTGTCCAACCTGTGGACCGAATGGCGCCAGGCGCAAGCCGCGCTGGCCCAGGCCGTGGCAGCGCAGGACTCGCTGCAACGCGAGCGGGAGCGCCTGGCCTGGCAGATTGGCGAGGTCGACAAACTTGCACCCCAGGCCGACGAATGGGACGAACTCAACACCAGCCACAGCCGCCTCTCCAACGGCCAGGCCCTGCTGGACGCGGCCGAGGGTGCGGTGACCTTGCTGGAAGACGGCGAACTCAACGCGCTCAAGCCGCTGCAAGCCGCCTTGCAACTGCTACAGGCCCAGGCGCATCTGGAGACCGATTTCAAGGACCCGCTGGATGCCCTGACCTCCAGCGTGGCACAGATCGAAGACGCGGTACACACCCTGCGCGGCTATGCCCGCCGCACCGAGCTGGACCCGCAACGCCTGGCCGAGCTGGACGAACGCATGGCGCTGTGGGTGAGCCTGGCGCGGCGCTACAAACGTGCGCCCGAAGACCTGCCCGCGCTGCTGGATACGTGGAAGACCGAGCTGACGCAACTGGATGCGGCGGCCGATCTGGACGGACTGCAAATACGCGAGAAGAAAGCACATGCCGCGTATCTGGCCGAGGCCAAAGCCGTTTCCAAACAACGTACCAAGGCCGCGCCGCTGCTGGCGCAAAGCATCACGCAGGCCATGCAGGGCCTGGGCATGCAGGGCGGGCAGTTTCAGGTGGCGCTGGAAGCCGCAGCCCAGCCCATGCAAAGCGGGCTGGAAGACGTGTCTTTCCTGGTGGCCGGCCACGCGGGCAGCACGCCGCGCCCAGTAGGCAAGGTCGCATCGGGTGGTGAGCTGTCACGCATGGCGCTGGCCATTGCGGTCACCACCAGCCAGCTCGGCACCGCGCAGACCTTGATATTTGACGAAGTGGATTCCGGCGTGGGCGGTGCCGTGGCCGAAACCGTGGGCCGCCTCATGCAGCAACTGGGCGCGGATCGCCAGGTGCTGGCCGTCACGCACCTGCCGCAAGTAGCCGCCTGCGCCAACCACCATCTGGTGGTGGCCAAACACATGGCAGGCAAGCAAACACTCAGCACCGTGGCCGCCGTGTTTGGCGAACAGCGCGTAGGCGAGATCGCCCGCATGTTGGGCGGCGAAAAACTATCGAGCACCACCCTGGCACACGCCAAGGAAATGCTGCAAACCGGCGCTTGA
- a CDS encoding NAD kinase, with the protein MKSKFRQVALIGKYHATAAGCAGASTRKALDDIAHFLMDQGCDVVLEADTAANMGLTSYTAMDVANIGAQCDLGLVVGGDGTMLGIGRQLAQYGVPLIGINQGRLGFITDIPFDQYKVTLGPMLAGDYEQDDRSLMQARVMRDGHCVFSALAMNDVVVNRGATSGMVELRVEVDGRFVSNQRADGLIIASPTGSTAYSLSAGGPLLHPSIPAWVMVPIAPHTLSNRPIALSNTAQIAIEIVAGRDASANFDMQSLASLMHGDRIEVTLSEHRVRFLHPKGWTYFDTLRQKMHWNEGVA; encoded by the coding sequence ATGAAGTCCAAATTCCGCCAGGTTGCGCTCATAGGCAAATACCACGCTACCGCCGCGGGCTGCGCCGGGGCCTCCACGCGCAAGGCGCTGGACGACATTGCCCACTTCCTGATGGACCAGGGCTGCGACGTGGTGCTGGAGGCCGACACCGCCGCCAACATGGGCCTGACCAGCTACACCGCGATGGACGTGGCCAACATTGGTGCGCAATGCGACCTGGGCCTGGTGGTGGGTGGCGACGGCACCATGCTGGGCATTGGCCGCCAGCTGGCGCAGTACGGCGTGCCGCTGATCGGCATCAACCAGGGGCGCCTGGGCTTTATCACCGACATTCCGTTTGACCAGTACAAGGTCACGCTGGGGCCCATGCTGGCGGGCGACTACGAGCAGGACGACCGCAGCCTGATGCAGGCCCGCGTGATGCGCGACGGGCACTGCGTGTTCAGCGCGCTGGCCATGAACGACGTGGTGGTCAACCGCGGCGCCACCTCGGGCATGGTGGAGTTGCGCGTGGAGGTGGACGGGCGTTTTGTGTCCAACCAGCGGGCCGACGGCCTGATCATCGCCAGCCCCACAGGCTCTACGGCCTATTCACTGTCCGCCGGCGGACCGCTGTTACACCCTTCCATTCCGGCCTGGGTGATGGTGCCCATCGCCCCCCATACATTGTCAAATCGGCCTATAGCCCTCTCCAACACTGCGCAGATAGCTATAGAAATAGTAGCAGGCCGTGACGCCAGCGCCAACTTTGACATGCAATCCCTGGCCAGCCTGATGCACGGTGACCGCATCGAAGTCACGCTGTCAGAGCACCGGGTGCGCTTCTTGCACCCCAAGGGCTGGACTTACTTTGACACCTTGCGGCAAAAAATGCACTGGAATGAAGGCGTGGCCTGA
- the hrcA gene encoding heat-inducible transcriptional repressor HrcA — MLDDRSKLLLKALVERYIADGQPVGSRTLSKASGLDLSPATIRNVMSDLEELGLIVSPHTSAGRVPTARGYRLFVDTMLTVQPAQYQSHSLAPDQPQKVISNAANLLSNLSQFVGVVIAPRRTSAFRHMEFLRLSEKRLLVIIVSPDGDVQNRVIYTEQDYTQSQLVEAANFLNTHYVGLEIEQVRTRLQGEVESLRSEIAALMQAAVTVSSEAMTETQDEVVISGERNLLSVSDFSSDMGHLRRAFDLFEQKAQLMRLMDIAGQAEGVRIFIGGESQVVPFEDLSIVSSPYEVDGKVVGTLGVIGPTRMAYDRMIQIVDITSKLVSNALSHHK, encoded by the coding sequence ATGCTCGATGATCGTTCCAAGTTGTTGTTGAAAGCGCTGGTAGAGCGCTACATCGCTGATGGACAGCCGGTGGGTAGCCGCACCTTGTCCAAGGCCTCGGGCCTGGATTTGTCACCCGCGACCATCCGCAATGTGATGTCGGATCTGGAAGAGCTGGGCCTCATCGTCAGCCCCCATACCTCTGCGGGGCGCGTTCCCACGGCGCGCGGCTACCGCCTGTTTGTGGACACCATGCTGACCGTGCAGCCCGCGCAATACCAGTCGCACAGCCTGGCGCCCGACCAGCCGCAAAAAGTCATCTCCAACGCGGCCAACCTGTTGTCCAACCTGTCGCAGTTTGTCGGTGTGGTGATTGCACCGCGCCGCACTTCGGCGTTCAGGCACATGGAATTCTTGCGCCTGTCGGAGAAGCGCCTGCTGGTCATCATCGTCTCGCCCGACGGCGACGTGCAAAACCGCGTCATCTACACCGAGCAGGATTACACCCAGTCGCAACTGGTGGAAGCAGCCAACTTTCTCAACACCCATTACGTGGGGCTGGAGATCGAACAGGTGCGCACCCGTCTGCAGGGTGAGGTGGAATCACTGCGCAGCGAAATTGCCGCCCTCATGCAGGCCGCGGTCACCGTCAGCTCCGAAGCCATGACCGAGACACAGGACGAAGTGGTCATCTCGGGCGAACGCAACCTGTTGTCGGTGTCTGACTTTTCCAGCGACATGGGCCACCTGCGCCGCGCGTTTGATTTGTTTGAGCAAAAAGCGCAGCTCATGCGCCTGATGGACATTGCCGGCCAGGCCGAAGGCGTGCGCATTTTTATTGGTGGTGAGAGCCAGGTCGTGCCCTTTGAAGACCTGTCCATCGTCAGCAGCCCGTACGAGGTGGACGGCAAGGTGGTCGGCACGCTGGGTGTCATCGGTCCCACGCGCATGGCCTATGACCGCATGATCCAGATCGTAGACATCACCTCCAAGCTGGTCAGCAACGCGCTGAGCCACCACAAGTAG
- a CDS encoding substrate-binding periplasmic protein, with amino-acid sequence MGTTFARIFEQTEQGEFVGLGVELVRTIARQQGLSIKFGIYPWARAQDMVANGGADVLVGPYKTPAREQRFLFADQPFYQDNMVFYKLAGSKAGWDGSYESLKGKRLVAVLGWAYGQPFDQERVNLGVTNAHTVESGLSMLLNDRMDFFVANERNTTAGMAALGKQENFAVVAPIIGTEVGYFAFTKDADHETLRQAFNAGMSKLIASGEYAVMARRYSISMPVVSTGKSAAPKPVAVK; translated from the coding sequence GTGGGAACCACCTTCGCGCGGATATTTGAGCAAACCGAGCAAGGTGAATTCGTCGGTCTGGGTGTAGAACTGGTCCGCACGATTGCACGGCAGCAGGGTCTGAGTATCAAGTTCGGTATCTATCCGTGGGCCAGGGCGCAGGACATGGTTGCCAACGGTGGTGCGGACGTATTGGTGGGGCCGTACAAAACGCCTGCACGGGAGCAGCGTTTTCTGTTTGCCGATCAGCCCTTCTACCAGGACAACATGGTGTTTTACAAGCTGGCAGGGTCCAAAGCCGGTTGGGACGGTAGTTACGAATCGCTCAAGGGCAAACGTCTGGTGGCCGTACTCGGCTGGGCCTACGGCCAGCCTTTTGACCAGGAGCGTGTGAATCTGGGGGTGACCAATGCCCACACGGTGGAAAGCGGGTTATCCATGTTGCTCAATGACCGAATGGACTTCTTCGTGGCCAACGAGCGCAACACCACGGCGGGCATGGCTGCGTTAGGCAAGCAGGAAAACTTTGCGGTTGTTGCGCCCATCATTGGAACGGAGGTGGGCTATTTCGCGTTTACCAAGGATGCGGACCATGAAACGCTTCGCCAGGCCTTCAATGCAGGAATGAGCAAGTTGATTGCCTCTGGCGAATACGCTGTCATGGCGCGGCGTTACAGCATCAGCATGCCTGTCGTATCAACCGGCAAGTCGGCTGCGCCGAAGCCCGTGGCGGTGAAGTAG
- a CDS encoding DUF4286 family protein encodes MALLGKGAIAMWWDIASDHRAEFEDWHTHEHFPERMGIPGFHRGSRWAAADGGEGFFVMYELEAYETLVSPGYLARLNAPTPWSSKMMPHHRNMVRSQCRVLESSGGALSRHALTVRISPAEGAADRLQSHLRELAQTLSTRPGTTAGHLLQNQTPKIAPTTEQKIRGGPDPAADWIFIVCGYDLKALQALVTSELSDAALEAAGACAGALRGVYALSHSNTAEDVG; translated from the coding sequence ATGGCACTTTTGGGCAAAGGGGCTATCGCCATGTGGTGGGACATCGCGTCCGACCACAGGGCCGAATTCGAGGACTGGCACACCCATGAACACTTCCCGGAGCGCATGGGCATTCCGGGGTTTCATCGCGGCTCGCGCTGGGCTGCCGCAGACGGTGGCGAAGGCTTCTTCGTGATGTACGAGCTGGAAGCGTACGAGACCCTGGTCTCCCCCGGCTACCTGGCGCGGCTCAATGCACCCACGCCCTGGTCGTCCAAGATGATGCCCCACCATCGAAATATGGTGCGCAGCCAATGCCGCGTGCTGGAGAGCAGTGGCGGCGCCCTGTCGCGCCACGCGCTGACAGTGCGTATCTCCCCCGCCGAGGGCGCCGCAGACCGGCTGCAAAGCCATTTGCGCGAACTGGCCCAGACCCTGTCGACACGGCCTGGCACCACCGCAGGCCATTTGCTGCAGAACCAGACACCGAAGATAGCCCCCACCACCGAGCAGAAGATTCGCGGCGGCCCCGATCCGGCGGCCGACTGGATTTTTATTGTGTGTGGATACGACCTGAAGGCACTTCAGGCGCTTGTCACATCCGAGCTGTCAGACGCCGCGCTGGAAGCGGCCGGGGCTTGCGCGGGTGCATTGCGCGGGGTTTATGCGTTGTCGCATTCCAATACCGCAGAGGACGTCGGCTGA
- a CDS encoding sensor domain-containing diguanylate cyclase, translating into MNFLPGSFKYRLTLILGVLALCVGLPGYLYLDHIYARQLVADRGQALHGLATSTANALTENLRERQREVDLLAQTSLFRRADYADPELTRSIERLQQSYPHYSWIGFADPQGQVRVSTQNLLLNANVSARPWFGAGLKGSYVGDLHSAVLLAKLLPPESGDAGPVRFIDFASPVLDTAGRVRGVLGAHAHWRWATDIVRNTTPGNAKAEGIEIFIITKDREIIYPEKVAEGVQPPSKVDTSQPVGFDRWGGAEEYMTAQAAVRERSPTQTLGWQVVVRQPTSVALAPVRTLQRAVLLGTLAMSVILLFMAYWIARRFGEPLEQLAARARQIEQGNEDLQWVIPQRSIEVEHLVDALRSTAATLISRRRALEDANAHLEKKVEERTAELARANEELQFLARRDALTGMGNRLASMERLHEEFLRMKRADKPYATLMLDIDHFKRVNDTHGHATGDAVLREVSQTIRATVRDTDFVGRTGGEEFLVLLPATSLEEALLVAEKIRTAVAATPQPPVGQVTISIGVAPAHPDDANEDMSVSAADAALYRAKESGRNRVAGI; encoded by the coding sequence ATGAACTTTCTGCCTGGCAGCTTTAAATACCGTCTGACCCTGATTTTGGGTGTGCTAGCGCTGTGCGTGGGCCTGCCAGGCTATCTGTACCTGGACCATATCTATGCCCGGCAACTGGTGGCAGACCGCGGCCAGGCGCTGCATGGCCTGGCCACAAGCACCGCCAATGCGCTGACCGAAAACCTGCGCGAACGCCAGCGTGAGGTGGACCTACTGGCGCAAACATCCCTGTTTCGCCGCGCCGACTATGCCGACCCTGAACTCACGCGCAGCATAGAGCGCCTGCAACAGTCCTACCCGCACTACTCGTGGATCGGCTTTGCCGACCCGCAAGGCCAGGTACGCGTTTCCACCCAAAACCTACTGCTCAACGCCAACGTGTCGGCCCGCCCCTGGTTCGGCGCGGGCCTCAAAGGCAGCTATGTGGGCGACCTGCATTCCGCCGTGCTGCTGGCCAAACTGCTGCCGCCGGAAAGTGGTGACGCAGGCCCTGTGCGATTTATCGACTTTGCCTCTCCCGTGCTGGACACCGCAGGCCGTGTACGTGGTGTTCTGGGCGCCCATGCCCACTGGCGCTGGGCGACCGACATCGTACGCAACACCACGCCGGGCAACGCCAAGGCCGAGGGCATAGAAATTTTCATCATCACCAAAGACCGGGAAATCATCTATCCCGAAAAAGTCGCCGAGGGCGTGCAGCCCCCCAGCAAGGTGGACACCAGCCAGCCCGTTGGTTTTGACCGCTGGGGCGGCGCGGAGGAATACATGACGGCGCAGGCCGCGGTGCGCGAACGCAGCCCCACACAAACGCTGGGCTGGCAGGTGGTGGTGCGCCAGCCCACCAGCGTGGCGCTGGCGCCGGTGCGCACCCTGCAGCGCGCCGTCTTGTTGGGCACGCTGGCCATGTCCGTCATCTTGCTGTTCATGGCCTACTGGATTGCACGGCGATTCGGCGAGCCACTGGAGCAACTGGCTGCACGCGCCCGGCAGATCGAGCAGGGCAACGAAGACCTACAATGGGTCATCCCCCAACGCAGCATCGAGGTGGAACACCTGGTGGACGCCCTGCGCAGCACGGCCGCCACTTTGATCAGCCGCAGACGGGCACTGGAAGACGCCAATGCACACCTCGAAAAGAAGGTGGAGGAACGCACCGCCGAGCTCGCCCGTGCCAACGAAGAACTGCAGTTTCTGGCCCGCCGCGACGCCCTCACCGGCATGGGCAACCGCCTGGCCAGCATGGAGCGGCTGCACGAAGAATTCCTGCGCATGAAGCGCGCCGACAAACCCTACGCCACTCTGATGCTGGACATAGACCACTTCAAACGCGTCAACGACACCCACGGCCACGCCACGGGCGACGCCGTGCTGCGCGAAGTGTCCCAAACGATACGCGCCACGGTGCGCGACACCGACTTTGTCGGCCGCACCGGTGGTGAAGAATTTTTGGTGCTACTGCCCGCCACCAGCCTGGAAGAGGCCTTGCTGGTCGCCGAAAAAATTCGCACCGCCGTAGCCGCCACACCCCAGCCCCCGGTGGGTCAGGTCACCATCAGCATTGGTGTGGCACCCGCGCACCCGGACGATGCCAATGAGGACATGTCTGTCAGCGCGGCGGATGCGGCGCTTTACCGGGCCAAGGAAAGCGGCCGCAATCGGGTGGCGGGAATTTAG